A single window of Paenibacillus sp. SYP-B4298 DNA harbors:
- a CDS encoding antibiotic biosynthesis monooxygenase family protein → MILEVAILHIKPGTSSEFESAFRKASRLISSMRGYVGHELQKCVEEQDKYILLVRWESIKAHTVGFRGSPQYEEWKALLHHFYDPFPIVEHYVDIRLDDAAPTES, encoded by the coding sequence ATGATACTGGAAGTAGCGATATTGCATATTAAGCCGGGTACAAGCAGTGAATTCGAGAGTGCCTTTCGCAAGGCTTCGCGGCTGATCTCCAGCATGCGGGGGTATGTGGGGCATGAACTGCAGAAATGTGTGGAGGAACAGGACAAATATATCCTGCTGGTGCGCTGGGAATCGATCAAAGCCCATACGGTCGGCTTTCGCGGGTCGCCGCAATATGAGGAATGGAAGGCGCTATTGCATCACTTCTACGATCCGTTCCCGATTGTCGAGCATTATGTAGACATTCGCCTGGATGACGCCGCGCCGACTGAGTCATAA
- a CDS encoding aldo/keto reductase yields the protein MAQHLKDCTVLNNGVSMPWLGLGVWQVKEGEEVEASVRHAIQTGYVSIDTAAAYANEEGVGRAIRDSGVPRDSLFITTKVWNAHQGYDSTLRAFEASRRKLGLDILDLYLIHWPVKGKYKETWRALEKLYKDGAVRAIGVSNFQVHHLQDLLDGCEVAPMVNQVEFHPLLTQKPLLSFCREHRIQLEAWSPLMQGNLELPLLAELSAKYGKSAAQIVLRWDLQHGVVTIPKSVTSHRIEENANVFDFELSGEDMARLDALNQDKRFGPDPDNFNF from the coding sequence ATGGCACAGCATTTGAAGGATTGTACAGTGTTAAACAATGGGGTAAGCATGCCTTGGCTAGGCTTGGGCGTGTGGCAGGTCAAGGAGGGAGAAGAGGTAGAAGCCTCTGTCAGACATGCCATACAGACAGGCTATGTCAGCATTGATACGGCTGCCGCTTATGCCAATGAAGAAGGCGTTGGACGGGCAATCAGGGATTCAGGCGTGCCGCGTGACAGCCTATTCATCACGACGAAGGTGTGGAATGCCCATCAGGGCTATGATTCCACGCTGCGGGCCTTTGAGGCTAGCCGCCGCAAGCTGGGTCTGGACATCCTTGACCTCTACTTGATTCATTGGCCGGTGAAGGGCAAATATAAGGAAACATGGCGGGCGCTGGAGAAGCTCTATAAGGATGGGGCTGTACGAGCGATTGGGGTCAGCAATTTCCAGGTGCATCATCTGCAGGACCTGCTGGACGGATGCGAGGTAGCGCCGATGGTCAATCAGGTGGAATTCCACCCGCTGCTCACGCAGAAGCCGCTGCTCTCCTTCTGCCGTGAGCATCGCATTCAGCTTGAGGCGTGGAGTCCGCTGATGCAGGGCAATCTGGAGCTTCCACTGCTGGCAGAGCTGAGCGCCAAGTATGGCAAGTCGGCAGCGCAGATCGTGCTCCGTTGGGACCTGCAGCATGGTGTTGTGACGATACCGAAGTCAGTTACTTCCCATCGCATTGAAGAAAATGCGAATGTGTTCGATTTTGAGCTGTCCGGGGAGGATATGGCTCGTCTGGATGCATTGAATCAAGATAAGCGCTTTGGCCCTGATCCTGACAATTTTAATTTTTGA
- a CDS encoding AraC family transcriptional regulator, with the protein MDEIQKPDGFAAQRLLVLPDYMRKELEQHPLTSTLYVQDIGFFPHARYHYRERAEGCDTHIVILCAQGSGWIEREGHRRIGLLPRQLYIIPAGSAHRYGASDSDPWSIYWFHLHGKDALELIRCYELDQGAVQLTLGAYTRTIELFEQCCELLENRIYSLPVHIHVSQMMRSLLSTVGLGAGHSPQVQKREQYLGEALRYMTERLAEPLTLAELAGHLVLSKPYVTYLFNQETGFPPIEYFLRLKMQRASQLLDLTGLSVKEVAAAVGISDPYYFSRLFKKIIGSSPSSYRSIPKG; encoded by the coding sequence ATGGACGAGATTCAAAAGCCCGATGGCTTCGCCGCGCAGCGCCTGCTCGTGCTGCCGGACTATATGCGCAAGGAACTGGAGCAGCATCCGCTCACCAGCACACTCTACGTCCAGGACATCGGATTTTTCCCGCACGCCCGTTATCATTACCGGGAGCGCGCGGAGGGCTGCGATACTCATATTGTCATTTTGTGCGCGCAGGGGTCAGGCTGGATCGAGCGCGAGGGGCACAGGCGAATCGGGCTGCTCCCCCGGCAGTTGTATATTATTCCGGCAGGCAGCGCACATCGCTATGGAGCCTCGGACAGCGATCCGTGGAGCATCTACTGGTTCCATCTGCATGGCAAGGACGCGCTGGAGCTTATTCGCTGCTATGAGCTGGATCAAGGCGCTGTGCAGCTTACTCTAGGTGCCTACACGCGCACCATTGAGCTGTTCGAGCAATGCTGCGAGCTGCTGGAGAACCGTATCTACTCGCTCCCCGTCCATATCCATGTCTCGCAGATGATGCGCTCGCTTCTAAGTACGGTTGGACTCGGTGCGGGTCACTCCCCCCAAGTGCAAAAGCGGGAGCAGTATCTGGGCGAGGCGCTCCGCTACATGACCGAGCGGCTGGCAGAGCCGCTGACCCTCGCGGAGCTTGCAGGTCATCTCGTTCTGTCCAAGCCTTATGTCACCTATCTGTTCAATCAGGAGACCGGCTTCCCGCCGATCGAATATTTTCTGCGCCTGAAGATGCAGCGCGCCTCGCAGTTGCTCGATCTCACCGGTCTGAGCGTGAAGGAGGTTGCCGCTGCCGTCGGCATATCCGACCCCTACTACTTCTCCAGATTGTTCAAAAAAATTATCGGCAGCTCCCCTAGCAGCTACCGCAGCATCCCCAAGGGATGA
- a CDS encoding DUF4261 domain-containing protein — MNELETEYDEETVLEEVEEDSRFGFNRVYMIELLYKEPPLIDDELLYQKIIEHTGRTDRPLEEEMEEPEGLAVWQSNPGEAAAPGIRMFFHHHYMVEYEEGELPAQTCVLPSDQQPEMEAFETAIQQSWHWPDAGQTVSECRYSLLLNDFCASGLPYKERLQLNNSVLRALLETAPCDAVYFRASDKLVEPSAYLAALEEGQLLYGALNVRFYNVNREESERSEMLVDTLGLAALGIPDVQCHYYDLEPNEIASFVGDIGYYLFHNGDIISDGETVGPTEHEKWFCEHQYALAAPQRVVLDLNPGPEHYAGRQHHEEKDAAGQ; from the coding sequence ATGAACGAGCTAGAAACAGAATACGATGAGGAGACGGTGTTGGAAGAGGTGGAGGAGGACTCCCGCTTCGGCTTTAACCGGGTATATATGATCGAATTGCTGTACAAGGAGCCTCCGCTCATTGATGATGAGCTTCTCTACCAGAAGATCATTGAACATACAGGAAGAACCGATCGTCCGCTTGAGGAGGAGATGGAGGAGCCCGAAGGACTGGCAGTCTGGCAGTCTAATCCGGGAGAGGCGGCAGCGCCTGGTATCCGCATGTTCTTTCATCATCACTATATGGTGGAATATGAGGAAGGAGAGCTGCCCGCGCAGACCTGTGTGCTGCCTTCAGACCAACAACCGGAGATGGAAGCCTTCGAGACGGCGATTCAGCAGAGCTGGCACTGGCCGGATGCCGGGCAGACCGTGTCGGAGTGTCGCTATTCGCTGCTGCTTAACGATTTTTGCGCATCGGGACTTCCTTATAAGGAACGGCTCCAACTGAACAACAGTGTGCTGCGTGCCTTGCTGGAGACAGCGCCCTGCGATGCGGTCTATTTCCGTGCGAGCGATAAGCTCGTCGAGCCTTCCGCCTATCTGGCTGCGTTGGAGGAGGGGCAACTGTTATACGGCGCGCTGAATGTGCGGTTCTATAATGTCAATCGGGAGGAGAGCGAACGCAGCGAGATGCTGGTGGATACGTTAGGTCTGGCGGCGCTCGGCATTCCCGATGTCCAGTGTCACTATTACGATCTGGAGCCGAACGAGATCGCTTCCTTCGTCGGAGACATCGGCTATTATCTGTTCCACAATGGCGATATCATCTCGGACGGGGAAACGGTTGGACCGACAGAGCATGAGAAATGGTTCTGCGAGCATCAGTATGCCCTGGCGGCTCCGCAGCGGGTGGTGCTCGATCTGAACCCCGGGCCAGAGCATTATGCCGGTCGACAGCATCATGAGGAGAAAGACGCCGCCGGGCAGTAA
- a CDS encoding DUF5107 domain-containing protein, with the protein MEAGKAAVQLREEVVSIPTYGVGKPDKNPMFLEKRVYQGSSGRVYPHPVIDKIEDEKRPKEYRLVILENEYVRIEIMPELGGRVYRALDKTNQYDFVYYNRVIKPALVGLAGPWISGGIEFNWPQHHRPNTFGPVEYELQSHADGSATVWVSEIDRMYGTKVTAGFTLHPGKAYLEIHAQLYNRTPQAQTFLWWANPAVAVNDDTQSVFPPDVNAVFDHGKRDVSRFPIATGTYYKMDYSAGVDISRYKNIPVPTSYMAYKSDYNFVGGYDHGVQAGLLHVANHHISPGKKQWTWGNGEFGQAWDRQLTDEDGPYIELMTGVFTDNQPDFTWLQPYEEKQFTQYFMPYKNIGVVKNASIDAAINLEVEAGSAIVQVYATAVFEEVVVELRGSERTYLRETVRLSPSSTYRSAIGLDASEQEHQLRVTVHAADGRLLVAYQPKRPEIEQVPDAAKPLKAPEKLQTNEQLYLAGLHLEQYRHATFEPEAYYLEGLRRDPGDIRINVAYGTLLARRGLWVESEHHFRAAIRSLTWRNPNPYDSEAYYQLGLSLKLQGRLEEAYAALYKAVWSVAWQDSGYFTLAQIACAKGSYVEALELVERSLVRNAHNYKARHLKGALLRKLGRLAAALEWAEETRRLDIADFGAANEYALALEALERSEEAAAARERLERLMRRDAHNVMSLAADYAGSGLTGEARQVLEHYIASGVSYPMLHYALAWMEEQDGDAAAAAASRQAGHDAAPDYCFPNSLFELQVLESAVAAAPEDDRARYYLGNLLYDKKRTAEAVAQWEASRSLNSSFPTVHRNLALAYYNKQGQPQAAREALEQAFACAPDDARVLFELDQLYKKLGHPVQERLERLEQHKELVEQRDDLYIEYVTLLNTLQRYEEAAAALSARNFHPWEGGEGKSTGQYVLAHVELGKRSLAAGDYDRAQELLAAATVYPHSLGEGKLAGAQENNIYYYLGCVLAAQGRHEEAEQAFAQAAVGLDEPASAMYYNDQPPEMIYYQGLAWLKLGNEKEAKRRFNKLIDYAERHVFDEVSMDYFAVSLPDFLVFEEDLNRKNRIHCRFMRGLGLLGLQRNEEAAAELRAVLELEPGHQGALLHMP; encoded by the coding sequence ATGGAAGCAGGCAAGGCGGCTGTTCAACTGCGGGAGGAGGTTGTCTCCATCCCCACGTATGGGGTGGGGAAACCGGATAAAAACCCGATGTTTCTGGAGAAGCGCGTCTATCAGGGCAGCTCGGGCAGAGTATACCCGCATCCGGTTATCGACAAGATCGAGGATGAGAAGAGGCCGAAGGAATATCGGCTGGTGATTCTGGAAAATGAGTATGTGCGCATCGAGATCATGCCAGAGCTGGGCGGGCGTGTGTACCGTGCGCTGGATAAGACGAATCAGTATGATTTCGTCTATTATAACCGTGTCATCAAGCCAGCGCTAGTCGGGCTGGCCGGACCCTGGATCTCGGGCGGCATCGAGTTCAATTGGCCGCAGCATCACCGTCCGAATACGTTCGGCCCTGTCGAGTATGAGCTGCAGTCGCATGCTGATGGCAGCGCTACCGTATGGGTGAGCGAGATCGACCGCATGTACGGGACGAAGGTGACGGCTGGATTCACATTGCATCCGGGCAAGGCTTATCTGGAAATCCATGCACAGTTGTACAACCGCACGCCGCAGGCGCAAACGTTCCTGTGGTGGGCCAATCCGGCGGTAGCGGTCAATGACGATACGCAGTCGGTATTCCCGCCGGATGTGAACGCCGTCTTCGACCACGGCAAGCGCGATGTGTCCCGCTTCCCGATCGCGACAGGCACCTACTATAAGATGGATTATTCCGCTGGCGTCGATATTTCCCGTTATAAGAATATTCCTGTCCCGACCTCCTACATGGCTTACAAGTCGGACTATAACTTTGTCGGTGGTTATGATCATGGCGTGCAGGCCGGACTGCTGCACGTAGCCAATCATCATATCTCCCCAGGCAAGAAGCAATGGACATGGGGCAATGGAGAGTTCGGCCAGGCTTGGGATCGCCAGCTAACAGATGAGGACGGGCCGTATATAGAGCTGATGACCGGAGTCTTCACGGATAACCAGCCGGACTTCACGTGGCTGCAGCCGTATGAGGAGAAGCAATTCACCCAATATTTCATGCCTTACAAAAATATTGGCGTCGTCAAAAATGCCTCCATTGATGCTGCGATCAACCTGGAGGTGGAGGCCGGGAGCGCTATCGTACAGGTGTACGCTACGGCTGTATTTGAAGAAGTGGTAGTGGAGCTGCGGGGGAGCGAGCGTACCTATCTGCGCGAGACGGTGCGGCTATCCCCAAGCTCCACCTACAGATCCGCTATTGGGCTGGATGCCAGTGAGCAGGAGCATCAGCTTCGGGTTACTGTGCATGCGGCGGATGGCCGGCTGCTGGTAGCCTATCAGCCGAAGCGACCGGAGATTGAGCAGGTGCCGGACGCTGCCAAGCCGCTGAAAGCGCCGGAGAAGCTGCAGACGAACGAGCAGCTATACTTGGCGGGGCTGCATCTGGAGCAGTATCGCCATGCGACCTTCGAGCCGGAGGCTTATTATCTGGAGGGATTGCGGCGTGATCCGGGCGATATTCGCATCAACGTCGCCTATGGTACGCTGCTTGCGCGCCGCGGGCTATGGGTGGAGAGCGAGCACCACTTCCGCGCAGCAATCCGTTCGCTGACCTGGCGCAACCCGAATCCATATGACAGCGAAGCGTATTACCAGCTTGGGCTGTCATTGAAGCTGCAGGGGCGGCTGGAGGAAGCTTATGCGGCGCTGTACAAGGCTGTCTGGTCTGTCGCCTGGCAGGATAGCGGCTACTTCACATTGGCGCAGATCGCGTGCGCCAAGGGCAGCTATGTGGAGGCGCTCGAGCTGGTGGAGCGATCGCTCGTGCGCAATGCGCATAATTACAAGGCGCGCCATCTGAAGGGCGCATTGCTGCGCAAGCTGGGTCGCCTTGCCGCGGCGCTGGAGTGGGCGGAGGAGACGCGGCGGCTGGACATCGCAGACTTCGGCGCTGCGAATGAGTATGCGCTGGCACTGGAGGCGCTGGAGCGGAGCGAAGAGGCTGCTGCGGCGCGGGAACGGCTTGAACGGCTGATGCGTCGGGATGCGCATAATGTGATGAGCCTTGCGGCGGACTATGCGGGCAGCGGCCTGACTGGTGAGGCCCGGCAGGTGCTGGAGCATTATATCGCCAGCGGCGTCTCCTATCCGATGCTGCACTATGCGCTGGCCTGGATGGAGGAACAGGATGGCGACGCGGCTGCTGCGGCGGCTAGCCGCCAGGCCGGGCATGACGCTGCACCGGACTACTGCTTCCCGAACAGCCTGTTCGAGCTGCAGGTGCTGGAGTCGGCTGTAGCGGCTGCGCCAGAGGACGACCGCGCGCGTTACTATCTCGGCAACCTGCTGTATGACAAGAAGCGCACTGCGGAGGCCGTGGCGCAGTGGGAGGCTTCACGCAGCCTGAATAGCAGCTTTCCGACGGTGCACCGCAATCTGGCGCTGGCCTACTATAACAAGCAAGGTCAGCCGCAGGCTGCGCGGGAAGCGCTGGAGCAAGCCTTCGCATGTGCGCCAGACGATGCGCGGGTGCTGTTCGAGCTGGATCAGCTCTATAAGAAGCTCGGTCATCCTGTGCAGGAGCGCTTGGAGCGGCTGGAGCAGCATAAGGAATTGGTCGAGCAGCGCGACGATCTGTATATCGAGTACGTGACGCTGCTGAATACGCTGCAGCGCTACGAGGAGGCTGCTGCGGCCTTGTCTGCCCGCAATTTCCACCCGTGGGAGGGCGGTGAGGGCAAGTCCACCGGACAATATGTGCTCGCTCATGTAGAGCTGGGCAAGCGCAGTCTGGCTGCCGGCGATTACGACCGTGCGCAGGAGCTGCTTGCGGCAGCCACCGTCTACCCTCATTCGCTCGGCGAGGGCAAGCTGGCGGGCGCTCAGGAGAATAACATCTATTATTACCTGGGCTGCGTCCTAGCAGCTCAAGGGCGGCATGAGGAGGCGGAGCAAGCCTTCGCTCAGGCTGCGGTTGGCCTGGATGAGCCGGCGAGTGCGATGTACTATAATGATCAGCCGCCGGAAATGATCTATTATCAGGGGCTGGCCTGGCTCAAGCTGGGCAATGAGAAGGAGGCGAAGCGGCGGTTCAACAAGCTGATTGATTATGCGGAGAGGCATGTGTTCGATGAGGTGAGCATGGACTATTTTGCCGTCTCGCTGCCGGATTTCCTCGTCTTCGAGGAGGATCTGAATCGCAAGAACCGTATTCATTGCCGATTTATGCGGGGGCTGGGGCTGCTCGGACTACAGCGCAATGAGGAAGCCGCCGCGGAGCTGCGCGCTGTGCTTGAGCTAGAGCCAGGGCATCAAGGGGCACTCTTGCATATGCCATAG
- a CDS encoding SDR family oxidoreductase, with amino-acid sequence MMAKTAIVTGANAGMGLATSIGLLKEGWHIIMVCRSEERGRAAVEQALRASGGQGTAELMLCDLGSLASIRRFAAEFLATGKPLDVLINNAGVISLKRQETADGFELMLGVNHLGHFLLTLLLLGRLKEAEQGRIVIVSSGAYKVGRLDFADLNLTRGFNVMRGYGQSKLANILFTTELARRLEGTNVTVNCLHPGAVATSLGVNRSTGFGKGMYALMRPFFLTAEEGSQTALYLARHPEVAKVSGEYYYKQRPQRLSSKAADRKAAEQLWAWSVQQTGAPPL; translated from the coding sequence TTGATGGCGAAGACGGCGATCGTTACCGGCGCGAATGCCGGCATGGGGCTGGCGACATCCATCGGCTTGTTGAAGGAAGGCTGGCATATCATCATGGTATGTCGCAGTGAGGAACGGGGACGCGCGGCGGTCGAACAGGCGCTCAGAGCGAGCGGCGGACAAGGGACGGCAGAGCTGATGCTGTGCGATCTGGGTTCGCTCGCCAGCATTCGCCGGTTTGCCGCAGAGTTTCTCGCGACGGGCAAGCCGCTCGATGTGCTGATCAACAATGCGGGCGTCATCAGCCTGAAGCGTCAGGAGACGGCGGACGGGTTCGAGCTGATGCTCGGGGTCAACCATCTGGGACACTTCCTGCTGACTCTGCTGCTGCTGGGTAGGCTGAAGGAAGCGGAGCAAGGCCGCATCGTTATCGTATCCTCCGGCGCCTACAAGGTGGGGCGGCTCGACTTTGCAGATCTGAACCTGACACGCGGCTTTAATGTTATGCGAGGCTACGGGCAGTCCAAGCTGGCGAACATTCTATTCACGACGGAGCTGGCGCGCAGGCTGGAGGGCACGAATGTGACCGTCAATTGTCTGCATCCAGGTGCTGTGGCCACCAGCCTTGGCGTCAACCGCAGCACCGGCTTCGGCAAAGGAATGTACGCGCTGATGCGCCCCTTCTTCCTGACCGCGGAGGAGGGCTCGCAGACGGCGCTCTATCTGGCTCGGCATCCTGAGGTTGCCAAGGTCAGCGGCGAATATTATTATAAGCAGCGCCCGCAGCGGCTCAGCTCTAAGGCGGCTGACCGCAAGGCAGCAGAGCAGCTATGGGCGTGGAGTGTGCAGCAGACAGGAGCGCCGCCGCTCTGA
- a CDS encoding winged helix-turn-helix transcriptional regulator, translating to MEISALCPRLEKGMQLISKRWTALIIHQLLPGPQRFCAIEGNLPISGKLLSERLKELEHEGIVHRAVYPETPVRIEYSLTEKGRALEDVVRGIEKWSYEWITLPSEAQN from the coding sequence ATGGAGATTTCAGCGTTGTGTCCGCGACTCGAGAAGGGAATGCAACTGATCAGCAAGCGCTGGACCGCGCTAATAATCCATCAGTTGCTGCCAGGACCGCAGCGGTTCTGCGCGATAGAGGGTAATCTGCCGATCAGCGGCAAGCTATTATCCGAACGGCTGAAGGAACTGGAGCACGAAGGCATCGTGCACCGGGCTGTCTACCCCGAGACGCCTGTTCGGATTGAATATTCGCTTACGGAAAAGGGAAGAGCACTGGAGGATGTGGTGCGAGGAATCGAGAAGTGGTCCTACGAATGGATCACGCTTCCTTCAGAAGCGCAGAACTAG
- a CDS encoding bacterio-opsin activator, with the protein MQPQPITRPIIEHSREMEHFNGWLNDQAASTLILSIHGIGGIGKTTLLTEMAGTAQRASLLTLWLDGQSELSSSSAFLSALELGLASEYNRLRAEEDSQLAYIVSELSRQKTVLLIDHCESLAAVQGWLLATFLPQLASANVLFVFASRGGLPTKWLTNPYWSPRIVSCPLRLFNRAEVSRYVQGCGLSPDIQQRIARQTEGHPLLLALTVDLLQEQAGHSQRTLNLNIPAILSADFLQEAASPELYQALTMLSLLPAADQGSLTYMMEQPVLLSAYHALAQLSFVRTTAHGLALHHVVAHLLREDWAQRHPLQFQILRQRALEWLIDEFHGADKRWQMRIAAHVLELYREFLPTAHAYADFSTRLLSGEQQPYRPEDLPVLQQLLSESIQGSNWQSELVQPDAYYALLDDIASHCPTGIFIVRDEDGAPLAFCAGLWLHQQTLPLLQQYVPALLPVLDNELPELRETPPEAADSVFILLAAVDVQQPLYAPEELGALLLQHWLISMTLGVRGMMVTGDPQLNALFPILGLHSQGTLPACSAEHGELTRWEIDFRQIAFPEWIQTIIRQTGQSQASALPSKPEARAAAETAETTPTVSAAYEVQAAANAAPSSAVDPTPSVAATPNAYGDGGAPPAPGISRLEMKRVLELLYRPEQLHALPAVRVLQQRGIHIHARINEALHATPATSPLTALQQRILRETYLYKQRNKNQLAEAFHMSRTTFYRQSQLALTHLAYLISSDSFSENKHQEQSS; encoded by the coding sequence ATGCAACCACAACCGATAACACGACCGATAATAGAACATTCGCGAGAAATGGAGCACTTTAACGGCTGGCTGAATGACCAGGCGGCCTCCACGCTCATCCTGTCGATTCACGGAATCGGAGGCATTGGCAAAACCACTCTGCTCACCGAGATGGCGGGCACTGCTCAGCGTGCTTCCCTGCTTACCTTATGGCTGGACGGACAGAGCGAGCTGTCTAGCTCGAGCGCTTTTCTATCTGCGCTGGAGCTGGGACTGGCCAGTGAATATAATCGCCTGCGAGCTGAGGAGGATTCTCAGCTCGCCTATATTGTGTCGGAGCTGTCCAGGCAGAAGACGGTGCTGCTCATCGATCATTGCGAGAGTTTGGCTGCCGTTCAGGGCTGGCTGCTTGCCACCTTTCTGCCGCAGCTTGCCTCTGCCAACGTGCTGTTCGTCTTCGCCTCGCGAGGAGGTCTGCCGACCAAGTGGCTCACTAACCCGTATTGGAGCCCCCGCATCGTCTCTTGTCCCTTGCGGCTATTCAACCGTGCCGAGGTGAGCCGATATGTGCAAGGATGTGGTCTGTCACCCGACATACAACAGAGAATCGCCAGACAGACCGAGGGCCATCCACTATTGCTCGCATTGACGGTCGACCTGCTGCAGGAGCAGGCGGGTCATTCGCAGCGGACGCTGAATCTGAATATTCCTGCTATACTGAGTGCGGATTTTCTCCAGGAAGCGGCATCCCCAGAGCTATATCAGGCCTTGACGATGCTGTCTTTGCTTCCGGCTGCCGATCAAGGCAGTCTGACTTATATGATGGAACAGCCTGTTCTGCTATCCGCGTATCATGCGCTAGCCCAGCTATCCTTCGTTCGCACCACTGCGCACGGCCTCGCCCTGCATCATGTCGTGGCCCATCTGCTGCGCGAGGACTGGGCACAGCGGCATCCACTGCAATTCCAAATATTGCGCCAACGTGCCCTGGAATGGCTTATAGATGAATTCCATGGCGCGGACAAGCGCTGGCAGATGCGTATTGCCGCGCATGTGCTGGAGCTGTATAGAGAATTCCTCCCGACTGCTCATGCTTATGCCGACTTCTCTACACGGCTGCTGTCTGGAGAGCAGCAGCCGTATCGGCCTGAGGATCTGCCCGTTCTCCAGCAATTGCTGTCCGAATCCATCCAGGGCTCCAACTGGCAATCTGAGCTCGTCCAGCCGGATGCTTATTATGCGTTACTGGACGATATTGCCTCCCATTGTCCAACAGGCATCTTCATCGTCCGCGATGAAGATGGCGCCCCGCTTGCCTTCTGTGCCGGATTGTGGCTGCATCAGCAGACGCTCCCGCTGCTGCAGCAGTATGTGCCAGCGCTTCTCCCTGTGCTTGACAATGAGCTGCCTGAACTGCGCGAGACACCGCCAGAAGCGGCGGACTCCGTCTTTATCCTGTTAGCTGCGGTCGATGTCCAGCAGCCCTTGTATGCCCCGGAAGAGCTGGGGGCGCTGCTGCTTCAGCACTGGCTCATCTCGATGACCTTAGGGGTGCGAGGAATGATGGTGACGGGCGATCCTCAGCTCAATGCACTGTTTCCGATACTTGGACTGCATTCACAGGGTACCCTCCCAGCCTGTTCGGCCGAGCATGGCGAATTAACACGCTGGGAGATCGATTTCCGGCAGATCGCCTTCCCGGAATGGATTCAAACGATCATTCGGCAGACAGGGCAGTCCCAAGCATCGGCATTGCCGTCAAAGCCTGAGGCGAGGGCGGCAGCGGAGACGGCTGAGACGACACCGACCGTCTCCGCCGCATATGAAGTGCAGGCCGCAGCGAACGCAGCCCCATCAAGCGCAGTTGACCCCACCCCATCCGTGGCAGCCACACCGAACGCATATGGAGACGGGGGCGCACCGCCCGCACCGGGCATTTCGCGGCTGGAGATGAAGCGCGTGCTGGAGCTCTTGTATCGGCCTGAGCAGCTTCATGCTCTTCCTGCCGTCAGAGTGCTTCAACAGCGCGGTATCCATATCCATGCACGAATCAATGAAGCGCTGCACGCCACTCCCGCCACCTCTCCGCTCACGGCGCTGCAGCAGCGCATCCTGCGGGAGACCTACCTCTATAAACAGCGCAATAAAAATCAACTGGCCGAGGCCTTCCATATGAGCAGAACGACCTTTTACCGCCAATCGCAGCTAGCGCTGACACATCTTGCTTATCTGATCTCATCCGATTCATTCTCTGAGAACAAGCACCAAGAGCAGTCCTCCTGA
- a CDS encoding 3-ketoacyl-ACP reductase produces the protein MELKNKTAVITGAGKGIGKATAEALAREGVHLGLISRTGSDLESLSAELAATYGIKVYTAVVDVSRKSEVDAAVSRLAEELGAIDILLNNAGIGQFGTLLDMEPEVWEGIIQTNLMGTYYVTRAALPTMLKQDSGTIINIASTAGERGFATGSAYCASKFAVMGLTEALMQEVRKSNIRVTALTPSTVNTPLAVSAGLKIGDEDRMMQAEDVAELILATVKLPQRVMIKSAGIWTTNPQ, from the coding sequence ATGGAATTGAAGAACAAGACCGCCGTCATTACCGGCGCAGGCAAAGGAATCGGCAAGGCAACGGCAGAGGCACTGGCGCGGGAGGGCGTTCATCTCGGGCTGATCTCCCGTACAGGCAGCGACCTGGAGTCGCTGAGCGCAGAGTTGGCAGCTACATATGGAATTAAGGTGTACACGGCTGTTGTCGATGTATCGCGCAAGAGCGAGGTCGACGCAGCAGTGTCTCGCCTGGCGGAAGAGCTGGGCGCGATCGATATTTTATTGAATAATGCGGGAATCGGACAATTCGGAACGCTGCTCGATATGGAGCCGGAGGTATGGGAGGGCATCATCCAGACGAACCTGATGGGAACCTACTATGTAACCCGCGCAGCGCTTCCGACGATGCTGAAGCAGGACAGCGGGACGATCATCAACATCGCATCGACGGCCGGTGAACGGGGATTTGCTACGGGCTCGGCGTATTGCGCGTCCAAATTTGCCGTGATGGGGCTGACGGAAGCGTTAATGCAAGAGGTGCGTAAATCCAATATTCGCGTGACGGCGCTAACGCCGAGCACAGTGAATACGCCGCTCGCTGTCAGTGCCGGGCTGAAGATCGGGGATGAAGACCGGATGATGCAGGCAGAGGATGTGGCGGAGCTGATCCTGGCGACGGTGAAGCTGCCGCAGCGCGTGATGATCAAATCAGCAGGCATCTGGACGACCAATCCGCAATAG